A DNA window from Bacteroides cellulosilyticus contains the following coding sequences:
- a CDS encoding M48 family metallopeptidase — protein sequence MKRLITFVFLAVLFSTAGFAARQKDLSGPIAIKGELQQQYENFPAGTPVVIRKVVKMKSAEQLGSDVFYATEINGMQFAVPSSALKTIKLSPPETNQEFWQQTYLKQHLYEYFSERGYNSKLRKEVDEECRDYLYKLEEIGYEDDFITSYVQNIFAKLTATGIDPNRSERLNVRIIQSPEPDAYMLPNGTMLISTGLLCTLDSEDELAAIIANEMSHFVLDHQINNIYRAERRAKRAAFWGTVLAVTAEVALEVAYWDDDDTALGVGAVASIGSVAALLNVNVVNRLGMNYKNNQEYAADRVARELLEFKGMNPDGLASALSKVIGYYNIQQRGHKLLRYGSIDNLKKRIDKADQAENQISHPYLKATSDVVTFNAAMNMADQRYEEAGRLIQKNINNNLATDHDYVILAKSRMALYNTEEVNEECATLLWKAKELAGDSPNLDIYKQEILLLMRMNKQAKAAGTLKEYLELLSRYQEQGMQGEEEEWTSKEIAWANQLLDKISRL from the coding sequence ATGAAACGTCTTATCACTTTCGTCTTCCTCGCTGTCCTCTTCTCTACAGCAGGATTTGCTGCCAGGCAGAAAGACTTGAGCGGCCCAATTGCCATAAAAGGCGAACTACAACAACAGTATGAGAATTTTCCTGCCGGCACTCCCGTAGTGATCCGCAAGGTAGTGAAAATGAAATCGGCAGAACAACTAGGCTCCGATGTTTTCTATGCAACCGAAATCAACGGTATGCAATTTGCGGTACCTTCTTCTGCCCTGAAAACCATTAAACTCTCACCTCCCGAAACCAATCAGGAGTTTTGGCAGCAAACCTATCTGAAGCAACATCTGTATGAATATTTCAGCGAACGCGGATATAACTCTAAGTTGCGCAAGGAAGTGGACGAAGAATGCCGGGATTACCTGTACAAGCTGGAAGAGATCGGCTATGAGGATGATTTCATCACTTCATACGTACAGAATATCTTTGCGAAACTGACTGCCACCGGCATCGATCCCAACCGCAGTGAAAGGTTGAATGTACGCATCATCCAGTCGCCCGAACCGGATGCTTACATGCTGCCCAACGGAACAATGCTGATTAGTACCGGCCTGCTCTGCACACTTGATTCGGAGGATGAACTTGCCGCCATTATTGCCAATGAGATGTCTCATTTCGTACTGGACCATCAGATTAATAACATCTACCGTGCTGAACGCCGTGCCAAGCGGGCAGCTTTTTGGGGAACGGTTCTTGCCGTCACTGCCGAAGTAGCCCTGGAAGTGGCATACTGGGATGACGATGATACAGCTTTAGGTGTAGGTGCTGTTGCCAGCATCGGAAGCGTTGCCGCCCTGCTGAATGTAAATGTAGTGAATCGCCTGGGAATGAATTACAAGAATAACCAGGAATACGCAGCCGACCGGGTTGCACGTGAGTTATTGGAATTCAAGGGGATGAATCCCGATGGATTGGCGTCTGCACTTTCCAAAGTCATCGGGTACTATAATATACAGCAACGCGGTCATAAGCTGCTTCGCTACGGCAGCATCGACAACCTGAAAAAGCGAATAGACAAAGCCGACCAAGCGGAAAATCAAATCAGTCATCCTTATCTCAAAGCGACATCGGACGTAGTAACTTTCAACGCAGCCATGAATATGGCAGACCAACGGTATGAAGAAGCCGGAAGATTAATACAGAAGAATATCAATAACAATCTGGCCACCGACCATGATTACGTTATCTTAGCAAAATCACGGATGGCGCTTTACAACACAGAAGAGGTAAACGAAGAATGTGCCACCCTGCTTTGGAAAGCCAAAGAATTAGCAGGAGACAGTCCGAATCTTGACATATATAAACAGGAAATTCTATTGCTAATGCGCATGAATAAACAGGCTAAAGCCGCCGGCACATTGAAGGAATATCTGGAATTACTTTCCCGGTATCAGGAACAAGGAATGCAAGGAGAAGAGGAAGAATGGACAAGCAAAGAAATAGCTTGGGCTAATCAATTATTAGATAAGATCAGCAGACTATAA
- a CDS encoding sensor histidine kinase, producing MRNGLYLIVILCTFLLSTQTKAQKEVKFNQDSIPPAFSKLKTYYNQPEVYLSHWEKIKKDIDNKKGDKTTDLFYLYKDRNYFHYKHGDVDSMKKYTPIIKDLSLRLHNEAEYYRSWSLLCANIIYSNASEDDMRELDKMYNDALDRKSEVGLAFSLNEIANFYGANKNYAKALPYITQAMQLFEKLKFWDEYTPLCANYMVILMSMDKKQEAQNVFYHLDSLADVSLNTSTINMDTARILMIKDMASVVFTEPQDTIVLRKYLTEMENLYRKSPHVSRIYLYSTKKEYATLKGDFDILLAYLDSCAEYYQNSHNMTNLKRMYNNKASALHQSHRYDEAYLMLRKYVSLSDSLYKNDTQKQLNELSTRYNLNKLELEARDLSLKARNIQFFYACTLIVVLVAALIIGIKFYRHKLKNNRLLRKQAQELQQANEKAQQAQLMKTAFIQNMNHEVRTPLNAIVGFSECLAEIPMSQEETREISATIKKNSDNLLKIISDMISIANIDSGDQRLTYQDIPVNKFANKLLQEMKEYIQPKVKFYYTPCQTDYILSSNEDIVHQILINLLHNALKFTSSGEVELSYEVDNKNNKLYFHVRDTGIGVKSELKEKIFSRFYKVDSFIPGAGLGLSLCRILAERIKARVYLDDTYHDGCLFTFEHPLK from the coding sequence ATGAGAAACGGTCTGTATCTGATAGTGATACTCTGTACTTTTTTGCTTTCAACACAAACAAAAGCACAGAAAGAAGTGAAATTCAATCAGGATTCCATCCCTCCTGCTTTCTCTAAATTAAAAACCTATTATAACCAGCCGGAAGTATATCTTTCTCACTGGGAAAAGATAAAGAAAGATATCGACAATAAAAAAGGAGATAAGACAACCGATCTATTCTATCTATATAAGGACAGAAATTATTTTCACTACAAACATGGTGATGTAGACAGTATGAAAAAATATACTCCTATCATCAAGGATTTATCGCTCCGTCTCCATAATGAGGCTGAGTATTATAGGAGCTGGAGTCTTTTATGCGCAAATATCATATATTCCAACGCTTCTGAAGATGATATGAGGGAGCTGGATAAGATGTACAATGATGCACTGGACAGGAAAAGCGAAGTGGGACTGGCATTCAGCCTGAATGAAATAGCCAACTTTTATGGAGCAAATAAAAATTATGCCAAAGCCCTGCCATATATTACACAAGCCATGCAATTGTTTGAAAAACTAAAATTCTGGGATGAATATACCCCATTATGTGCCAATTATATGGTAATTCTGATGAGTATGGATAAAAAACAAGAAGCCCAGAATGTATTTTATCATTTAGACTCATTGGCCGATGTATCACTCAACACCTCTACTATCAATATGGATACAGCCCGTATCTTAATGATAAAAGATATGGCTTCAGTAGTATTCACTGAACCTCAGGATACTATCGTTCTACGAAAGTATCTGACTGAAATGGAGAATTTATACCGGAAATCGCCACATGTGAGCCGCATTTATTTATATAGTACTAAAAAAGAATATGCCACTTTAAAAGGTGACTTTGATATATTACTTGCCTATCTGGATTCTTGTGCAGAATATTATCAGAATTCCCACAACATGACAAACCTCAAGAGGATGTATAATAACAAGGCCTCCGCTTTACACCAGTCTCACAGATATGACGAAGCTTATCTTATGCTACGTAAATACGTATCTTTGAGTGATTCATTGTATAAGAATGATACCCAGAAGCAGCTCAATGAATTATCCACCCGCTATAATCTGAATAAACTGGAACTTGAAGCCAGAGACCTGAGTCTGAAAGCTCGCAATATACAATTCTTTTATGCTTGTACCCTGATTGTTGTGTTAGTAGCCGCATTAATCATCGGCATCAAATTCTACCGTCATAAGCTGAAAAACAACCGCTTACTGAGGAAACAAGCTCAGGAACTGCAACAAGCCAATGAGAAGGCACAACAAGCTCAACTCATGAAAACAGCATTCATCCAGAATATGAATCATGAGGTGCGGACACCCCTGAATGCCATTGTAGGTTTCTCCGAGTGCCTTGCAGAAATACCAATGAGTCAGGAAGAAACCAGGGAAATCAGTGCCACTATCAAAAAGAATAGTGATAATCTACTGAAGATCATCAGCGACATGATTTCCATTGCCAATATTGACAGCGGAGACCAGAGATTGACTTATCAGGATATTCCGGTAAACAAGTTTGCAAATAAATTACTTCAGGAAATGAAGGAATATATCCAACCCAAAGTGAAATTTTACTATACCCCATGCCAGACAGACTATATACTTTCGTCTAATGAGGATATCGTACATCAGATACTTATCAATCTGCTACATAATGCACTAAAGTTCACTTCAAGTGGCGAAGTAGAGTTAAGTTATGAGGTAGATAACAAAAATAACAAGTTATACTTCCACGTACGAGACACCGGCATTGGCGTGAAAAGCGAACTAAAAGAAAAAATATTCTCACGATTTTATAAAGTGGATTCTTTTATACCCGGCGCCGGATTAGGATTATCCTTATGCCGGATTCTTGCAGAGCGTATAAAAGCACGGGTATATTTAGACGATACCTACCATGACGGATGTTTATTCACCTTCGAACACCCATTAAAGTAA